The following are encoded together in the Bradyrhizobium genosp. L genome:
- a CDS encoding DUF2277 domain-containing protein, with protein sequence MCRNIKTLFNFEPPATEDEIHASALQFVRKLSGFNKPSQANEAAFNRAVAEVSDAARRLLTSLETAAPTRDREIEAEKARERSRLRFG encoded by the coding sequence ATGTGTCGTAACATCAAGACGCTGTTCAACTTCGAGCCGCCGGCCACCGAGGACGAGATCCACGCCTCTGCGCTGCAATTCGTGCGCAAGCTGTCCGGCTTCAACAAGCCGTCGCAGGCCAATGAGGCCGCGTTCAACCGTGCCGTGGCCGAGGTCTCGGACGCGGCACGCAGGCTCCTGACCTCGCTCGAAACCGCGGCGCCCACGCGCGATCGCGAGATCGAGGCGGAAAAGGCCAGGGAGCGCTCGCGGCTGCGGTTCGGCTAA
- a CDS encoding collagen-like protein produces the protein MADDTSSREGLRGPQGPQGRQGEPGRPGPQGHPGRPGQEGVRGKPGPVGKAGPAGKPGPQGKAGAPGKAGPQGPRGEAGPHGPPGPAGPRGEAGPQGALPSLDQVMPWLHMIFDAYEDYKRTREREAIEQAEQEAAERAAAEALALDVDAIGFEDDEDGDEDHKKKKKHRKKDKK, from the coding sequence GTGGCTGACGACACATCTTCCCGCGAGGGGCTACGGGGACCGCAGGGGCCGCAAGGCCGTCAGGGCGAGCCGGGACGTCCCGGTCCGCAGGGACATCCGGGGCGTCCGGGTCAGGAAGGCGTGCGGGGCAAGCCGGGCCCGGTCGGCAAGGCCGGCCCGGCCGGGAAGCCGGGACCTCAGGGCAAGGCTGGTGCGCCGGGGAAAGCCGGCCCGCAGGGGCCGCGCGGCGAGGCCGGTCCGCATGGCCCGCCGGGACCGGCCGGCCCGCGTGGCGAAGCCGGCCCGCAGGGCGCGCTGCCGTCGCTCGACCAGGTGATGCCGTGGCTGCACATGATCTTCGATGCCTATGAAGACTACAAGCGCACCAGGGAGCGTGAAGCGATCGAGCAGGCCGAGCAGGAGGCCGCCGAGCGCGCGGCTGCCGAAGCGCTCGCGCTCGATGTCGACGCAATCGGTTTCGAGGACGACGAGGACGGCGACGAGGACCACAAGAAAAAGAAGAAGCACCGCAAGAAGGACAAGAAGTAG
- a CDS encoding DUF2188 domain-containing protein: MSHVIYKVVQHDGGWAYTVNGVFSEPFPTHAAALAAARRAANEQRVPGRTEAIQYETSDGKWHIETAAGNDRPETEVEDER; the protein is encoded by the coding sequence ATGAGCCACGTGATCTACAAGGTCGTCCAGCACGACGGCGGCTGGGCCTATACCGTCAACGGCGTGTTCTCGGAACCTTTTCCAACCCATGCCGCGGCGCTCGCCGCCGCGCGGCGCGCCGCCAATGAGCAGCGCGTCCCCGGGCGCACCGAGGCGATCCAGTACGAGACCTCGGACGGCAAGTGGCATATTGAAACCGCCGCCGGCAACGATCGCCCGGAGACGGAGGTCGAGGACGAGCGCTAG
- a CDS encoding helix-turn-helix domain-containing protein — MSYAFTLASGEAVLPSLAPNEIVPLLIGATVDEVERELVLQTLARCNGNRTRAARVLGLSVRTLRNKIREYSADGIEVPPHCEQS, encoded by the coding sequence ATGTCCTATGCGTTCACCCTGGCTTCGGGCGAAGCCGTGCTGCCGTCACTGGCTCCAAATGAAATCGTGCCACTCTTGATCGGCGCGACCGTCGACGAGGTCGAGCGCGAGCTCGTGCTGCAGACGCTGGCGCGCTGCAACGGCAATCGCACCCGTGCCGCCCGCGTGCTCGGATTGTCGGTGCGCACGCTCAGAAACAAGATCCGCGAATATTCCGCCGACGGCATCGAGGTGCCGCCGCACTGCGAGCAGAGCTAG
- a CDS encoding MmcQ/YjbR family DNA-binding protein, producing the protein MSQARFRKIALSLPDAVEGAHRGHADFRVGTRIFATLGYPDADWGMVKLTPEQQAMVVEAEPEIFRPVPGGWGKGGSTNVRLAKADPATLRSALTMARDNITARPAKKAPVKNARAKKSS; encoded by the coding sequence ATGTCGCAAGCTCGCTTCCGCAAGATCGCGCTCAGCCTGCCCGACGCCGTCGAGGGCGCGCATCGCGGCCACGCCGACTTCCGCGTCGGCACGCGCATCTTCGCAACGCTCGGTTATCCCGACGCCGATTGGGGCATGGTGAAGCTGACGCCGGAGCAACAGGCGATGGTGGTCGAGGCCGAACCCGAGATCTTCCGCCCCGTACCGGGCGGCTGGGGCAAGGGCGGCAGCACCAATGTCCGCCTTGCGAAGGCCGACCCGGCGACGCTGCGCAGCGCGCTCACGATGGCCCGGGACAACATCACGGCAAGGCCCGCGAAGAAAGCGCCCGTCAAGAACGCACGCGCGAAGAAGTCGTCCTGA
- a CDS encoding ArsR/SmtB family transcription factor, with the protein MGSSQSVQTGFSRIAEALGDPAREAMVSALADGKALPAGELAAVAGISPQSASAHLQKLVDARVLSVWAQGRFRYYRIRDDDVAALIENLVDLATRTNAGRKRAMPVDQLRQSRTCYHHLAGQLGVLLSNALIRRRLVAIDGRIGHVTEQGLAWCRAEQIDFDSAREPHFRLCNDWTERVPHLAGPFANAVLARLVETRGVAPHRIPRALRITDKGRAFFDRLGVQVPF; encoded by the coding sequence GTGGGATCATCCCAATCGGTGCAGACGGGCTTTTCGCGGATCGCCGAGGCGCTGGGCGATCCGGCGCGCGAGGCGATGGTGAGTGCGCTGGCCGACGGCAAGGCGCTGCCGGCCGGCGAGCTTGCCGCGGTTGCCGGCATCTCGCCGCAGAGCGCAAGCGCGCATCTGCAGAAGCTGGTAGACGCGCGCGTGCTCTCGGTCTGGGCGCAGGGCCGCTTCCGGTACTACCGGATCAGGGACGACGACGTTGCGGCGCTGATCGAGAATCTGGTGGACCTCGCCACCCGAACCAATGCCGGCCGCAAGCGGGCGATGCCGGTTGACCAGCTCCGGCAGTCGCGCACCTGCTACCATCATCTGGCGGGCCAGCTCGGCGTGCTGCTGTCCAACGCGCTGATCCGCCGCCGGCTTGTCGCGATCGACGGCCGTATTGGTCACGTGACGGAGCAGGGGCTGGCCTGGTGTCGCGCCGAGCAGATCGATTTCGACTCCGCACGCGAGCCGCATTTTCGGCTCTGCAACGACTGGACCGAGCGGGTGCCGCATCTCGCCGGTCCGTTCGCCAACGCGGTGCTGGCGCGGCTGGTCGAGACGCGCGGCGTCGCGCCGCATCGCATTCCACGCGCGCTGCGGATCACCGACAAAGGGCGCGCGTTCTTCGATCGGCTCGGCGTCCAGGTTCCGTTCTGA
- a CDS encoding SDR family NAD(P)-dependent oxidoreductase — protein sequence MPLLDNHIAVITGAGSGIGRAIATGYGREGARVVLLDMNGDAAAEAAKEIRSAGGKADSFALDVTNRDACIAMAKRVADKVGPVSILVNNAGIARRNGMLGADDAVIKDWEDIISINLTGVFNVTHAFLSPLRKNKGRIVNIGSIQSFVHLRTPSSPAYTASKHGVLGFTKALAAELGKDGVRVNAIGPGFIETPLNEKTRAGNPDLVKVFMDHTPLGRTGKPEDIVGPAVFLASDMSAYVSGSILMVDGGYRTL from the coding sequence ATGCCCCTTCTCGACAATCACATCGCCGTCATCACCGGCGCAGGCTCCGGGATCGGACGCGCGATCGCGACCGGCTATGGACGGGAAGGCGCACGCGTGGTGCTGCTCGACATGAACGGCGACGCGGCGGCGGAGGCGGCGAAGGAGATCCGCAGCGCCGGCGGCAAGGCGGACAGCTTTGCGCTCGACGTCACCAACCGCGACGCCTGCATCGCGATGGCCAAGCGGGTAGCCGACAAGGTCGGTCCGGTCTCGATCCTGGTGAACAATGCCGGCATCGCGCGGCGCAACGGCATGCTCGGCGCGGACGACGCCGTGATCAAGGATTGGGAAGACATCATCTCGATCAACCTCACCGGCGTCTTCAACGTGACGCATGCCTTCCTCAGCCCCTTGCGCAAGAACAAGGGCCGCATCGTCAATATCGGCTCGATCCAGTCCTTCGTGCATCTGCGGACGCCGAGCTCGCCGGCCTATACCGCCTCGAAGCACGGCGTGCTCGGCTTCACCAAGGCGCTCGCCGCCGAGCTCGGCAAGGACGGCGTGCGGGTGAACGCGATCGGCCCCGGCTTCATCGAGACGCCGCTGAACGAGAAGACCCGCGCCGGCAATCCCGATCTGGTGAAGGTGTTCATGGACCACACTCCGCTCGGCCGGACCGGCAAGCCGGAGGACATCGTCGGCCCCGCGGTCTTCCTCGCCTCCGACATGTCAGCCTATGTGTCGGGATCGATCCTGATGGTCGACGGCGGTTACCGGACATTGTGA
- a CDS encoding alpha/beta fold hydrolase has protein sequence MIRLCAALVAALVSLSVPSMAADYPAPQDGEWIAKDFKFHSGEVMPELRLHYTTVGAPSGQPVLVLHGSGGSAASMLTPAFAGELFGPGQPLDATKYYIIIPDGIGHGKSSKPSDAMRNSFPKYDYNDMVDAQYRLVTEGLNVKHLRLVIGNSMGGMHTWIWGVRYPGMMDILVPMASQPTAMAARNWILRRTMLDTIRNDPDYKDGNYASQPRMMKYAIAAYRFASAGGTLGYQTLAPTAPQADKMVDEQLALPVTADANDYIYQWEASHDYDPSAGMEKIEATLLAINAADDERNPPETGVTEAAVKRIKHGKIFLIPASTETRGHLTTGNARFYGKELQELLQTAPQRTM, from the coding sequence ATGATCCGTTTGTGCGCGGCGCTGGTGGCCGCCCTCGTCTCGCTATCGGTGCCATCAATGGCCGCAGATTATCCCGCACCTCAGGACGGCGAGTGGATCGCGAAGGACTTCAAGTTCCACTCCGGCGAGGTGATGCCGGAGTTGCGGCTGCATTACACCACGGTCGGCGCGCCGAGCGGACAGCCGGTGCTGGTGCTGCACGGCTCCGGCGGCTCGGCGGCGAGCATGCTGACGCCGGCCTTCGCCGGCGAATTGTTCGGTCCCGGCCAGCCGCTCGATGCGACCAAGTATTACATCATCATTCCCGACGGCATCGGCCACGGTAAATCCTCAAAGCCGTCGGACGCGATGCGCAACAGCTTTCCGAAATACGACTACAACGACATGGTCGACGCGCAGTACCGGCTGGTCACCGAAGGCCTCAACGTCAAGCATCTCAGGCTCGTGATCGGCAATTCGATGGGCGGCATGCACACCTGGATCTGGGGCGTGCGCTATCCCGGCATGATGGACATTCTGGTGCCGATGGCCTCGCAGCCGACCGCGATGGCGGCGCGCAACTGGATCCTGCGGCGGACGATGCTGGACACCATCCGCAACGATCCCGACTACAAGGACGGCAATTATGCGAGCCAGCCGCGGATGATGAAATACGCCATCGCCGCCTACCGCTTCGCCAGCGCCGGCGGCACGCTCGGCTATCAGACGCTGGCGCCGACGGCGCCGCAGGCCGACAAGATGGTCGACGAGCAGCTGGCGCTGCCGGTCACGGCCGATGCCAACGACTACATCTATCAATGGGAAGCCTCACACGACTACGATCCTTCCGCGGGCATGGAGAAGATCGAGGCCACGCTGCTTGCCATCAACGCCGCCGATGACGAACGCAATCCGCCGGAGACCGGCGTCACCGAGGCCGCGGTGAAGCGGATCAAGCACGGCAAGATCTTTCTGATCCCGGCCAGCACCGAGACGCGCGGCCATCTCACCACCGGCAACGCCAGGTTCTACGGCAAGGAATTGCAGGAGCTGCTGCAGACAGCGCCGCAGCGGACCATGTAA
- a CDS encoding nuclear transport factor 2 family protein — protein sequence MNDAERIHRLWDEALGNKDLEAALALYAPDASIESPLVQHLMQTGGGIVRGTDSLRAFIARVFQTNPPQRKRFKQGFFSDGRVITWEYPRQSPDGDQMDLVEVMEISDGLIQRHRVYWGWYALNILKQG from the coding sequence ATGAACGACGCGGAACGCATCCACAGGCTCTGGGACGAAGCTCTCGGCAACAAGGATCTCGAGGCCGCGCTCGCGCTCTACGCGCCCGACGCTTCGATCGAAAGCCCGCTGGTGCAGCATTTGATGCAGACCGGGGGGGGCATCGTGCGCGGCACGGACAGCTTGCGCGCGTTCATCGCACGCGTGTTCCAGACCAACCCGCCGCAACGCAAGCGCTTCAAGCAGGGGTTCTTCAGCGACGGCCGCGTCATCACCTGGGAATATCCGCGCCAGTCGCCGGACGGCGACCAGATGGACCTGGTCGAGGTCATGGAGATCAGCGACGGCCTGATCCAACGCCACCGCGTGTACTGGGGCTGGTATGCGCTCAACATCTTGAAGCAGGGGTAA